Proteins from one bacterium genomic window:
- a CDS encoding branched-chain amino acid transaminase: MCMEHKDKKIWMDGSLVDYELATVHVLTHSLHYGLGVFEGIRCYKTSQGTSVFRLEEHLDRFLNSAAIVQLTSPFSKEALREAIKETIRVNRLEAGYIRPILFIGDGAMGLYAKGNPVRVAIAVWPWGSYLGEEGLEKGVRIRISSYIRQSAGISLHLAKLTGNYIISQLAKREAIQDGYDEALLLDQEGFVAEGPGENIFMVRDGVVYTPPVDNILEGITRDSVMKIAARENIPVVVKRFTRDELYIADEAFFCGTAAEVTPIREVDGRTIGSGRRGEITRKLQQTYFDVVHGRNPDFFYWLTYVGE, from the coding sequence TTGTGCATGGAGCATAAAGACAAAAAGATCTGGATGGATGGAAGCCTTGTCGACTATGAGTTGGCTACGGTCCATGTATTGACTCATTCCCTGCATTATGGATTAGGAGTTTTTGAAGGTATCCGGTGTTACAAAACCAGTCAGGGCACCTCGGTTTTCCGGCTGGAGGAGCATCTTGATCGGTTTTTGAATTCTGCCGCTATCGTCCAGTTGACTTCCCCCTTTTCCAAGGAAGCCTTGCGGGAGGCCATAAAAGAGACGATCAGGGTGAACCGACTGGAGGCAGGCTATATCCGTCCGATCCTGTTTATCGGAGATGGAGCCATGGGGCTCTATGCCAAGGGGAACCCGGTGCGGGTGGCGATCGCTGTCTGGCCCTGGGGAAGCTATCTGGGAGAGGAGGGTCTGGAAAAGGGAGTCCGGATCAGGATTTCTTCCTATATCAGGCAGTCTGCCGGCATCAGCCTGCATCTTGCCAAACTGACCGGTAATTACATCATTTCCCAACTTGCCAAGCGGGAAGCGATCCAGGATGGCTATGACGAAGCCCTGCTCCTGGATCAGGAAGGCTTCGTTGCCGAAGGTCCGGGGGAAAATATCTTCATGGTCAGGGATGGAGTGGTGTATACTCCGCCGGTAGACAATATTCTGGAAGGTATTACCCGCGATTCGGTCATGAAGATTGCCGCCAGGGAGAATATCCCGGTTGTAGTCAAGAGGTTTACCCGTGACGAGCTTTATATCGCCGATGAGGCATTTTTCTGTGGGACCGCTGCCGAGGTTACTCCAATCCGGGAGGTGGATGGCCGCACCATCGGATCCGGAAGGCGGGGAGAAATAACCCGCAAATTGCAGCAAACCTATTTCGATGTCGTTCATGGACGCAATCCGGACTTTTTCTACTGGCTCACCTATGTCGGAGAGTGA
- a CDS encoding pyruvate, water dikinase regulatory protein: protein MKNFIIFAVSDGTAATARTVVQAVLAQFPDVGVEIQVKPQMKGSADISQVVWQAQEEQGIIVFTLVSPRLREAIIQEARAANVPAIDLLGPLLLRLEELFKVTPRGVPGTFKFSPSEVDPRIEAMNFTVDHDDGKNVSSLDQADIVIVGISRTSKTPLSVYLASRGWKVANVPIIPGIQPFDILSRIDQRKIVGLTIEAEQLARIRKSRMEKFNLPVKNSYSDINAVQKEVSYAESLYHTAPAWPVIDVTGKSIEEIAQEVIISLAQRKMESQKPEGTKS, encoded by the coding sequence GTGAAAAACTTTATTATTTTTGCGGTTTCAGATGGTACAGCCGCAACAGCCAGGACAGTGGTCCAGGCGGTTCTGGCCCAGTTCCCTGATGTGGGAGTGGAAATCCAGGTAAAGCCGCAGATGAAGGGAAGCGCGGATATCAGCCAGGTAGTCTGGCAGGCCCAAGAGGAGCAGGGCATCATTGTCTTTACCCTGGTTTCTCCCAGGCTGCGGGAAGCGATTATTCAGGAAGCCAGGGCAGCCAATGTTCCGGCCATCGACCTTCTCGGCCCTCTGCTTCTGAGGCTGGAGGAACTGTTCAAGGTTACTCCCAGGGGAGTGCCGGGCACATTCAAGTTTTCTCCCTCTGAAGTTGATCCCCGGATCGAGGCCATGAATTTTACCGTGGATCACGATGATGGAAAGAACGTTTCGTCGCTGGATCAGGCTGATATTGTCATTGTAGGGATATCCCGGACCTCCAAGACCCCTTTAAGTGTCTATCTTGCCTCCCGCGGATGGAAAGTGGCCAATGTGCCGATTATTCCGGGCATACAGCCGTTCGACATTTTAAGCCGCATCGACCAGAGGAAGATCGTCGGACTGACCATCGAAGCCGAGCAGCTCGCCAGGATCCGGAAGAGCCGGATGGAGAAATTCAATCTGCCTGTCAAAAACAGCTATTCCGATATCAATGCCGTTCAGAAAGAGGTCTCGTATGCGGAATCTCTCTACCACACTGCGCCTGCCTGGCCGGTGATCGATGTCACGGGAAAATCCATAGAAGAAATTGCTCAGGAAGTCATCATCAGCCTGGCTCAACGCAAGATGGAGAGCCAGAAGCCTGAAGGGACAAAGTCATGA
- a CDS encoding lysylphosphatidylglycerol synthase transmembrane domain-containing protein, with product MKKKFLLGLLISAFCLFLVFRNIDFIALRKSLAEVQYGYLLAALFFVFLFTLFRAVRWKYLLDPVKKIGTADLFEVTTIGYLANNVLPARIGEVVRALVLSKTEGISGASSLATIVTERFFDILTLLFILAFGSRHLPLPQAKGYVISLAAGSFGILVAFALLMRHRQEWLFKMIRRLIEPVSRKMADRVQQSIHGFGQGLQVLHCRGHLIAVFLLSAFVGLSMGGIYYFAALAFGIPLTFSKLLLLISMIFLGISIPSSPGFIGTFHYFCIKGLLLGGVKDKHLALSYAIVIHLIQYIPESLAGLFFLWKKGLSLGEINTAEVPIEVVQE from the coding sequence TTGAAAAAGAAATTTCTCCTCGGTTTGCTCATCAGTGCGTTCTGTTTATTCCTGGTATTCCGGAATATTGATTTCATTGCCCTTCGCAAGTCTCTGGCTGAAGTTCAATACGGGTATCTTCTGGCGGCGCTTTTTTTTGTTTTCCTGTTCACCCTTTTTCGGGCCGTGCGCTGGAAGTATCTGCTCGATCCGGTGAAAAAAATCGGGACAGCGGATTTATTTGAAGTCACAACTATCGGCTATCTGGCCAACAATGTCCTGCCAGCCAGGATCGGGGAAGTGGTCAGGGCCCTTGTGCTGAGCAAAACCGAAGGGATCAGTGGAGCTTCATCCCTGGCAACTATCGTTACCGAGCGCTTTTTCGATATTCTCACCCTGCTCTTCATCCTGGCCTTCGGCTCCCGGCATCTGCCCCTGCCGCAGGCCAAAGGTTATGTAATTTCCCTGGCTGCCGGATCATTCGGCATTCTCGTTGCCTTTGCGCTCCTGATGCGGCATCGGCAGGAATGGCTTTTCAAGATGATTCGCAGGCTTATCGAGCCGGTCTCCCGGAAAATGGCTGACCGGGTGCAGCAGTCGATTCATGGCTTCGGGCAGGGCCTGCAGGTATTGCACTGCCGCGGGCATCTGATAGCGGTCTTTCTGCTGTCGGCCTTTGTCGGCCTGTCAATGGGGGGAATCTACTACTTTGCAGCCCTGGCCTTTGGCATTCCCCTGACCTTCTCCAAGCTGCTCCTTCTCATCTCCATGATTTTTCTTGGGATCAGCATCCCCTCTTCGCCGGGATTTATCGGCACCTTTCACTACTTCTGCATCAAGGGGCTCCTGCTCGGGGGGGTGAAAGATAAACATCTGGCTTTAAGTTATGCCATTGTCATCCACTTGATTCAATACATCCCCGAATCTCTGGCCGGGCTGTTTTTTCTGTGGAAGAAAGGCCTTTCACTCGGGGAAATCAATACGGCCGAGGTGCCGATCGAGGTGGTGCAGGAATGA